In Streptomyces canus, one DNA window encodes the following:
- the rplA gene encoding 50S ribosomal protein L1 produces the protein MSKRSKALRAADEKIDREKLYAPLEAVRLAKETSTSKFDGTVEVAFRLGVDPRKADQMVRGTVNLPHGTGKTARVLVFATGDRAEAARAAGADIVGADELIDEVSKGRLDFDAVVATPDLMGKVGRLGRVLGPRGLMPNPKTGTVTPDVTKAVNDIKGGKIEFRVDKHSNLHFIIGKTSFDDTKLVENYGAALEEILRLKPSAAKGRYIRKAAISTTMGPGIPLDSNRTRNLLVEEDPAAV, from the coding sequence GTGAGCAAGCGCAGCAAGGCCCTTCGCGCTGCGGACGAGAAGATCGACCGGGAGAAGCTGTACGCCCCGCTCGAGGCCGTCCGTCTCGCCAAGGAGACCTCCACGTCCAAGTTCGACGGCACCGTCGAGGTCGCCTTCCGTCTGGGTGTCGACCCGCGCAAGGCCGACCAGATGGTCCGTGGCACCGTGAACCTCCCGCACGGCACCGGTAAGACCGCCCGGGTCCTGGTCTTCGCGACCGGTGACCGTGCCGAGGCCGCTCGTGCCGCGGGCGCCGACATCGTCGGCGCCGACGAGCTCATCGACGAGGTGTCGAAGGGCCGTCTGGACTTCGACGCCGTCGTCGCCACCCCGGACCTCATGGGCAAGGTCGGCCGCCTCGGCCGCGTGCTCGGTCCCCGTGGTCTCATGCCGAACCCCAAGACCGGCACCGTCACCCCCGATGTCACCAAGGCTGTCAACGACATCAAGGGCGGCAAGATCGAGTTCCGCGTCGACAAGCACTCGAACCTGCACTTCATCATCGGCAAGACGTCGTTCGACGACACCAAGCTGGTGGAGAACTACGGCGCGGCGCTGGAGGAGATCCTCCGTCTGAAGCCGTCCGCCGCCAAGGGTCGTTACATCAGGAAGGCCGCCATCAGCACCACGATGGGCCCCGGCATTCCGCTCGACTCCAACCGCACCCGCAACCTCCTCGTCGAGGAGGACCCGGCCGCGGTCTGA
- the rplK gene encoding 50S ribosomal protein L11: protein MPPKKKKVTGLIKLQIQAGAANPAPPVGPALGQHGVNIMEFCKAYNAATESQRGWVIPVEITVYEDRSFTFITKTPPAAKMILKAAGVEKGSGEPHKTKVAKITQAQVREIATTKMPDLNANDLDAAAKIIAGTARSMGVTVEG from the coding sequence ATGCCTCCCAAGAAGAAGAAGGTCACGGGGCTCATCAAGCTCCAGATCCAGGCCGGTGCCGCCAACCCGGCTCCGCCGGTCGGCCCCGCGCTGGGTCAGCACGGCGTCAACATCATGGAGTTCTGCAAGGCGTACAACGCCGCGACCGAGTCGCAGCGTGGCTGGGTGATCCCGGTGGAGATCACGGTCTACGAGGACCGCTCCTTCACCTTCATCACCAAGACGCCGCCGGCCGCCAAGATGATCCTCAAGGCCGCGGGCGTGGAGAAGGGCTCCGGCGAGCCGCACAAGACCAAGGTCGCCAAGATCACCCAGGCGCAGGTCCGCGAGATCGCCACCACCAAGATGCCCGACCTCAACGCCAACGACCTGGACGCCGCCGCGAAGATCATCGCCGGCACCGCGCGTTCCATGGGCGTCACGGTCGAGGGCTGA
- the nusG gene encoding transcription termination/antitermination protein NusG — translation MSDQNLNDAIEPDESVDDELDIVEGADEDLDEVEAADAEAGEPAEESALHVEDESGGDVEAVEDEDEEEVEEEPAEPVDPVAALREELRTLPGEWYVIHTYAGYENRVKTNLEQRAVSLNVEDFIFQAEVPQEEVAQIKNGERKTIRQNKLPGYVLVRMDLTNESWGVVRNTPGVTGFVGNAYDPYPLTLDEIVKMLAPEAEEKAAREAAEAEGKPAPQRKVEVQVLDFEVGDSVTVTDGPFATLQATINEINADSKKVKGLVEIFGRETPVELSFDQIQKN, via the coding sequence GTGTCTGACCAGAACCTGAACGACGCCATCGAGCCCGACGAGTCTGTCGACGACGAGCTCGACATCGTCGAGGGCGCGGACGAGGACCTGGACGAGGTCGAGGCTGCCGACGCCGAGGCGGGCGAGCCCGCCGAGGAATCCGCCCTCCACGTCGAGGACGAGTCCGGCGGCGACGTCGAGGCCGTCGAGGACGAGGACGAAGAAGAGGTCGAGGAAGAGCCGGCCGAGCCGGTCGACCCCGTCGCCGCCCTGCGCGAGGAACTGCGGACCCTTCCCGGCGAGTGGTACGTCATCCACACCTACGCCGGTTACGAGAACCGCGTGAAGACCAACCTCGAGCAGCGTGCCGTCTCGCTGAACGTCGAGGACTTCATCTTCCAGGCCGAGGTGCCGCAGGAAGAGGTCGCGCAGATCAAGAACGGCGAGCGCAAGACCATCCGCCAGAACAAGCTCCCCGGCTACGTGCTGGTGCGCATGGACCTGACGAACGAGTCCTGGGGCGTCGTCCGCAACACCCCCGGCGTCACCGGCTTCGTGGGCAACGCCTACGACCCGTACCCGCTGACCCTGGACGAGATCGTCAAGATGCTCGCCCCGGAGGCCGAGGAGAAGGCCGCCCGCGAAGCCGCCGAGGCCGAGGGCAAGCCCGCTCCGCAGCGCAAGGTCGAGGTCCAGGTGCTGGACTTCGAGGTCGGCGACTCGGTCACCGTCACCGACGGCCCCTTCGCCACCCTCCAGGCCACGATCAACGAGATCAACGCCGACTCGAAGAAGGTCAAGGGCCTCGTCGAGATCTTCGGCCGCGAGACCCCGGTCGAGCTGAGCTTCGACCAGATCCAGAAGAACTGA